A window of Trichoderma atroviride chromosome 3, complete sequence contains these coding sequences:
- a CDS encoding uncharacterized protein (EggNog:ENOG41), with the protein MGFQYNPDVDVPDLSGKVILITGGTSGIGKATILELAKHNPAHIYFTGRNEKAAKQVTFQCANSSNMTFLPCDLDNLTSIRDAATKFQHNRLDIFIANAGVSAIPPALTKDGYEVQFGTNHVGNAALLLLLLPIMLRTANEVPGADVRFVATTSLGYAMANGIDFDALRSKQDNMLLMGRWRRYAQSKLANVLFARELGKRYPQITSLAVHPGVVGTEAVANFGTFDKMLTRITAPRGDADSSRGGV; encoded by the exons ATGGGCTTTCAATACAATCCTGATGTAGACGTGCCTGATCTCTCTGGCAAAGTCATTCTCATCACTGGAG GCACCAGTGGCATTGGAAAAGCTACAATCCTCGAACTAGCCAAACACAACCCAGCACACATCTACTTCACCGGTCGAAACGAGAAGGCAGCCAAACAAGTCACGTTCCAATGCGCAAACTCCTCAAACATGACTTTCCTGCCCTGCGATCTCGACAACCTCACAAGTATCCGCGACGCCGCAACAAAGTTTCAACACAACCGTCTAGACATATTCATCGCCAACGCAGGCGTCTCTGCCATCCCACCCGCCCTCACAAAGGACGGCTACGAAGTCCAATTCGGCACCAACCACGTTGGCAacgcggcgctgctgctgcttctcctgccCATCATGCTGCGAACTGCAAACGAGGTGCCGGGAGCAGACGTCCGCTTCGTGGCCACGACGTCGTTGGGATATGCCATGGCCAATGGGATTGACTTTGACGCCCTGCGGTCCAAGCAGGACAATATGCTGCTGATGGGCCGGTGGCGACGCTACGCGCAGAGCAAACTCGCCAATGTGCTCTTTGCGAGGGAGCTGGGCAAACGGTATCCGCAGATTACGAGCCTTGCGGTTCATCCGGGCGTGGTTGGCACGGAGGCGGTTGCCAACTTTGGGACTTTTGACAAGATGCTCACGCGTATCACGGCTCCAAGGGGGGATGCTGACTCCTCGCGAGGGGGCGTATAA
- a CDS encoding uncharacterized protein (TransMembrane:1 (i21-40o)), which produces MLPHHEMHYPVQYKRNLPAKGFRPGILLLGMGAVMGYGWYKLIGGIREANELAREKMWARIHLIPLLQAEEDRDQVRRFWADQKREKELLGDNTKVYNSDRFVRPTFAVSPAPSK; this is translated from the exons ATGCTGCCCCACCACGAAATGCATTAT CCCGTCCAGTACAAG CGAAACCTGCCCGCCAAGGGCTTCCGACCTGgaatcctcctcctcggcatGGGCGCCGTCATGGGCTACGGCTGGTACAAGCTGATTGGCGGTATTCGGGAGGCCAA CGAGCTTGCCCGTGAGAAGATGTGGGCTCGCATCCACCTGATTCCCCTGCTCCAGGCCGAAGAAGACCGCGACCAGGTGCGACGATTCTGGGCCGACCAGAAGCGCGAGAAGGAGCTGTTGGGCGACAACACGAAGGTTTACAACAGCGACAG ATTCGTGCGACCAACATTTGCCGTTTCCCCGGCACCTTCGAAATAA
- a CDS encoding uncharacterized protein (EggNog:ENOG41), with product MPGQASLISPKSPQRLSLAFCAGPASACFCHSSSHFRWDPDHTRRSPPYPAALALLSCVADRRMRRDASGLPGWPTLVNATLGSLSRFGESVALFCLLSDSHLVGQLPGGDMGDWVQAASFDRIYVLQVGEFGVTRQQKLDLLQKIFWPALARWVISRQQILPGGTILGGWWRADMQGMMDWYRECLHMTARWEDAIIAHTDGIWRIALETSPWRDWPEFFLLLNEPVVDGNGQPVRDATGRIVYQDRDPTTDGMEDAFLDLWEAIANSRPLVGFSNNITSKDGAIPLGSQPHAKDLCV from the exons ATGCCCGGCCAGGCCAGCCTCATCTCGCCCAAGTCCCCACAGCGCCTGTCTCTGGCCTTCTGTGCCGGCCCCGCCAGCGCCTGCTTTTGCCACAGCTCAAGCCATTTCCGCTGGGATCCCGATCATACCCGCCGTTCGCCGCCCTACCCTGCGGCTTTAGCTCTATTGTCGTGCGTCGCGGATCGACGTATGAGACGGGACGCTTCTGGTCTCCCCGGATGGCCGACCCTTGTAAATGCTACCCTTGGCTCTCTTAGTCGATTTGGCGAGAGCGTTGCCTTGTTTTGCCTCCTATCGGATTCGCATCTTGTTGGACAGCTCCCCGGAGGTGATATGGG CGACTGGGTTCAGGCAGCGAGCTTCGATCGCATCTATGTTCTCCAGGTGGGCGAGTTTGGAGTTACGCGCCAGCAGAAATTGGACCTGCTGCAAAAGATATTCTGGCCCGCCTTGGCCCGTTGGGTTATATCAAGGCAGCAGATTCTGCCTGGCGGCACCATCCTTGGCGGCTGGTGGCGCGCGGACATGCAGGGCATGATGGACTGGTATCGCGAATGCCTTCACATGACAGCCCGCTGGGaagacgccatcatcgcGCACACAGACGGCATCTGGAGGATAGCCCTGGAGACTTCGCCCTGGCGAGACTGGCCCGAGTTTTTCCTCCTGCTGAACGAACCGGTTGTGGACGGCAACGGGCAGCCTGTGAGAGATGCCACCGGTCGCATTGTGTACCAGGACCGAGACCCAACCACTGATGGCATGGAGGATGCGTTCCTAGATTTGTGGGAGGCAATTGCCAATTCGCGACCCCTGGTGGGCTTCTCGAATAATATCACGTCCAAGGATGGCGCTATCCCCCTTGGATCACAACCACACGCGAAAGATTTGTGCGTATAA
- a CDS encoding uncharacterized protein (CAZy:GT1), which produces MATTPTPRRGSLGGDDDAGLPRIADTPADLRRDDSTLTAELPEPLQGSDDDTSENVGFAQTSPMAVNMNQSIFGLIAAAGSRVDFNTRFDDGSSDEDDGEGEDEEGSRLKPLGSRHRDLSQTAILGSFPAKDKRLGHKKKLSGHRLLKSFASLPRRKSGRGSGKMWEPTEEVDEPSESSQSPSPKKPSQQLEEEEEDLRVAPVMSRMLEAQAEMASRSSFDIDIERDSSGPDRTDEGEEEGEEEGEASHVTALARKLMEIFDFDEPERVIEEYPCWLLKSVLLQGYLYITSKHICFYAYLPKKTQSVTKSGYLSKSGKRNPKYSRYWFRLKGDVLSYYQDSTNLYFPHGHIDLSFGISASVTDRDKEGVHFSVVTSHRTYNFRAESAPSAKEWVKSLQRVIFRSHNDGDSVKISIPINNVIDVEDSQMMEFSDTCKIRVMDSDETFAIDEYFFSFFNYGKEAIDVIKDLVEDASAEGPTAGKAIAKQEESSNPSSPRAPGSAFRNLTRVDSALTTKLGPGLVADHSTSRSSTSPGPYPSGDDGLHSSFDAIGRERDSHDEDSRGRSSDNKRSEGSHQGEERISSRMLESSESNLYSSMEEPSFASLNESAFEDPSASQILRGSDVFQNPTMRHSQSSIRDDKESDLQPAVSTPSHAEGSGYAGSVDLPRVSTPTLQSITRMGAYPLQRAGAFADYLNKTGKRMSTLLATESMGYVEKVSGMWKGERKHYDEPAGLRPDEDDLEEDDDGQIKTSNERFRAHFALPATERLQATYFGYIMRVLPLYGKIYLSGGYFCFRSLLPGTRTKLILPLKDIENAHKEKGFRFGYSGLVVIIRGHEELFFEFRQAEIRDDCAVTLLQCLEIDRNLQGSGLLSLASKEEANAAIAEREALKLAGQETFTDREPRVPQSTTHAANILGDDLETSVIQFKAPHSMRITCLTIGSRGDVQPYIALCKGLLKDGHKPRIATHAEFQGWIESHGIEFACVEGDPGELMRLCIENGTFTLSFLREANATFRGWLDDLLDSAYKACEGSELLIESPSAMAGIHIAEKLGIPYFRAFTMPWTRTRAYPHAFIMPENKMGGAYNYMTYVMFDNIFWKATAHQVNRWRNKTLGLPNTGLEKMQPNKVPFLYNFSPSVVAPPLDFSDWVRVTGYWFLDEGGDYEPPQELRDFIQKARADGKKIVYVGFGSIIVNDPAKMTQEVIDAILKADVRCILSKGWSDRITGRDEPTRPLAEEPVMPPEIHVIKSAPHDWLFRQIDAAAHHGGSGTTGASLRAGIPTIIRPFFGDQFFFASRVEDLGVGVWVKKWGTKSFGRALWEVTRNERMIVKARQLGEQIRRESGVETAIQSIYRDMEYAKSLIKHTDGHLETEEDEDTEESWTFVRGDEPDPDVITTKLSEGLEGVALGNNSKASGKA; this is translated from the exons ATGGCGACGACTCCCACCCCCCGCCgcggcagccttggcggcgacgacgacgctggACTGCCTCGCATCGCCGACACACCTGCAGACCTGCGGCGAGACGACTCGACTCTGACGGCCGAGCTCCCTGAGCCCCTCCAaggcagcgacgacgacacaAGCGAGAATGTGGGCTTTGCCCAGACCAGCCCCATGGCTGTGAACATGAACCAGAGCATCTTTGGTTTGATTGCCGCTGCAGGATCCCGGGTCGACTTCAACACCCGCTTTGACGACGGCAGCAgtgacgaggacgacggcgAAGgtgaggacgaagaagggAGCCGTCTGAAACCACTAGGCTCCCGGCACCGCGACCTTTCACAGACGGCTATACTGGGGTCATTCCCCGCCAAGGATAAACGGCTCGggcacaagaagaagctttctGGTCACAGGCTCTTGAAGTCGTTTGCCTCGTTGCCTAGAAGGAAGAGCGGCAGAGGCTCTGGCAAGATGTGGGAGCCTACCGAGGAGGTGGACGAGCCGAGCGAGTCGAGTCAATCACCCTCTCCCAAGAAGCCCTCCCAACAGctagaggaggaggaggaggatctCCGAGTCGCACCCGTCATGAGCCGAATGCTAGAGGCCCAGGCCGAAATGGCCAGCCGGTCTAGCTTTGATATTGATATTGAAAGAGACTCTTCCGGCCCCGATCGAACAGacgaaggagaggaagagggagaagaggagggagaagcaaGCCATGTCACAGCCTTGGCAAGGAAATTAATGGAGATATTTGACTTTGATGAGCCAGAGCGTGTTATAGAAG AGTATCCGTGTTGGTTGCTCAAAAGCGTATTGCTACAAGGCTATCTATACATTACTTCGAAGCACATTTGCTTCTATGCCTATCTTCCAAAAAAGACA CAATCCGTAACCAAATCTGGTTACCTATCAAAAAGCGGGAAACGTAACCCAAAGTACAGCCGTTACTGGTTTCGTCTCAAAGGCGACGTGCTCTCGTACTACCAGGATTCCACTAACCTCTACTTTCCACACGGCCACATTGATCTCAGCTTCGGCATCTCTGCTAGCGTCACAGACAGAGACAAGGAAGGCGTGCATTTTTCAGTGGTAACAAGCCATCGCACCTACAACTTCAGAGCCGAGAGTGCGCCGAGTGCCAAGGAATGGGTCAAGAGTTTACAGAGGGTCATTTTCCGAAGCCATAATGACGGCGACAGTGTCAAGATATCTATTCCCATCAACAACGTCATTGACGTGGAGGACTCTCAGATGATGGAGTTTTCAGATACCTGCAAGATTCGAGTCATGGACAGTGACGAAACGTTTGCTATCGACGAG tatttcttctccttcttcaactaCGGAAAAGAGGCCATAGACGTTATCAAGGATTTGGTAGAAGACGCATCCGCCGAGGGCCCGACGGCTGGTAAAGCCATTGCCAAACAAGAAGAGTCCTCCAATCCGTCATCGCCTCGCGCCCCGGGAAGCGCTTTCCGAAATTTAACTCGCGTGGATAGCGCACTTACCACGAAACTTGGCCCGGGACTGGTAGCTGATCATTCGACATCACGCAGTTCCACAAGTCCAGGCCCGTATCCTAGTGGCGATGATGGTCTCCATTCAAGCTTCGACGCAATCGGAAGAGAAAGGGACAGTCACGATGAGGATTCTCGAGGACGATCCAGCGACAATAAAAGATCAGAAGGTAGCCATCAGGGTGAAGAGCGAATATCATCACGGATGCTCGAATCGTCCGAGTCAAATCTGTACTCATCAATGGAAGAACCAAGCTTCGCTAGTCTCAACGAATCTGCTTTTGAAGATCCTTCTGCAAGTCAGATCCTCAGAGGCAGTGACGTCTTCCAAAACCCGACCATGAGACACTCACAAAGCTCCATCCGTGACGACAAGGAATCAGACCTTCAGCCGGCTGTTTCTACACCAAGCCATGCTGAAGGGTCCGGCTATGCTGGGTCTGTTGACCTCCCACGAGTGTCAACGCCAACGTTGCAGAGCATTACGAGAATGGGCGCATATCCCTTGCAACGAGCTGGTGCGTTTGCCGATTATCTGAACAAGACAGGCAAGCGAATGAGCACCCTCCTTGCCACGGAATCTATGGGCTATGTCGAGAAAGTTTCCGGCATGTGGAAAGGTGAACGCAAGCATTACGATGAACCTGCCGGCCTGCGACCCGACGAGGATGACctggaagaggacgatgacggcCAGATCAAGACATCTAATGAACGGTTTCGAGCACATTTCGCACTCCCTGCCACAGAACGGCTGCAGGCTACGTATTTCGGATACATTATGCGCGTCCTGCCGCTGTACGGTAAAATCTATCTCAGCGGTGGATATTTCTGCTTCCGAAGCTTGCTCCCCGGTACGAGGACGAAGTTGATTCTCCCCCTGAAAGATATCGAGAATGCGCATAAAGAGAAGGGTTTTCGCTTTGGGTACTCTGGTCTGGTAGTTATCATTCGTGGGCATGAAGAGCTCTTCTTCGAATTTCGACAAGCTGAGATTCGTGACGACTGTGCAGTGACGCTGCTGCAGTGCCTGGAAATCGATCGCAATCTTCAAGGATCTGGACTCTTGTCACTGGCATCCAAAGAGGAAGCAAACGCTGCGATCGCAGAGCGGGAGGCCTTGAAACTAGCAGGACAAGAGACGTTTACAGACCGCGAACCTCGAGTACCGCAGTCAACCACTCATGCCGCCAATATCTTGGGAGACGACCTAGAAACATCGGTGATACAGTTCAAGGCACCGCATTCAATGAGAATCACATGCCTAACAATCGGTTCCAGAGGCGATGTTCAGCCTTACATCGCATTGTGCAAGGGATTGCTCAAAGACGGCCACAAGCCGAGAATTGCCACACACGCAGAATTCCAGGGATGGATCGAATCACATGGTATTGAATTTGCGTGTGTCGAGGGTGATCCCGGAGAGCTCATGCGCCTCTGCATTGAGAACGGAACATTTACGCTTTCGTTCCTTCGGGAAGCTAATGCAACATTCCGAGGCTGGCTCGATGATCTTCTTGATTCCGCTTACAAGGCTTGTGAAGGGTCTGAGCTTCTCATCGAGTCGCCGTCAGCCATGGCAGGAATCCACATTGCAGAGAAGCTTGGGATTCCGTATTTCAGAGCATTCACGATGCCGTGGACGAGGACACGAGCGTACCCCCACGCCTTCATTATGCCGGAAAACAAGATGGGCGGTGCCTACAACTACATGACCTATGTCATGTTTGACAACATCTTTTGGAAGGCTACCGCTCATCAGGTCAACAGATGGAGGAACAAAACGCTTGGACTGCCAAATACCGGGTTGGAGAAAATGCAGCCTAACAAGGTGCCTTTCTTATACAATTTCAGCCCGAGTGTCGTCGCGCCTCCTCTGGATTTCTCAGATTGGGTCAGAGTCACTGGCTACTGGTTCCTGGACGAAGGCGGCGACTATGAGCCTCCTCAGGAGCTGCGAGACTTTATCCAGAAGGCAAGGGCTGATGGCAAAAAGATTGTATATGTCGGATTTGGTTCCATTATCGTCAACGACCCGGCCAAGATGACCCAGGAGGTGATTGACGCCATCCTTAAGGCTGATGTCCGATGCATTCTCTCCAAGGGATGGTCTGATCGCATCACTGGCAGGGACGAACCCACTAGACCGCTTGCTGAAGAGCCGGTGATGCCACCGGAGATTCACGTCATCAAATCTGCTCCACACGACTGGCTATTCCGACAGATTGACGCAGCAGCGCACCACGGCGGATCAGGAACCACTGGCGCCAGCTTGAGGGCTGGTATACCGACCATCATCCGGCCTTTCTTTGGAGACCAATTCTTCTTTGCTAGCCGTGTAGAAGATTTGGGCGTTGGCGTTTGGGTCAAGAAGTGGGGAACGAAATCGTTTGGCCGGGCTCTTTGGGAAGTCACGCGTAACGAGCGAATGATTGTCAAAGCCCGGCAGCTGGGTGAACAAATTCGCAGG GAGAGCGGTGTTGAAACTGCGATTCAGTCTATATACCGAGACATGGAATATGCAAAGAGCCTGATTAAGCATACAGATGGACATTtagaaacagaagaagacgaagacacGGAAGAGAGCTGGACATTTGTCCGCGGCGACGAGCCGGATCCAGACGTGATTACGACAAAGTTGAGCGAAGGTTTGGAAGGCGTAGCATTGGGAAACAATAGCAAGGCGTCAGGCAAGGCATAG
- a CDS encoding uncharacterized protein (EggNog:ENOG41), translating to MKHPSLIGEHESRLSVSHASWSAGGHIATSSYDDTIKIYDCSGASKWKPGQSIDMVPAHTVKHNNQTGRWVTILKPQWQKNPEDGIQKLSIGNMNRFVDVYASDGSQLAQLGGDGISAVPAVAHFHPSKNWVAGGTASGKLCLWQ from the coding sequence ATGAAACATCCTTCTTTAATCGGAGAGCACGAATCACGCCTATCAGTCTCGCATGCGTCGTGGAGTGCAGGCGGGCACATTGCCACTTCGTCGTACGATGATACCATCAAAATCTACGACTGCTCCGGAGCCTCGAAATGGAAGCCAGGCCAAAGCATCGACATGGTACCCGCGCACACTGTCAAGCATAACAATCAGACAGGTAGATGGGTCACCATCTTGAAGCCGCAATGGCAAAAAAATCCAGAAGACGGAATTCAGAAATTATCTATTGGTAACATGAACCGATTTGTCGATGTTTACGCTTCAGACGGAAGCCAATTGGCTCAGCTGGGAGGAGATGGGATCTCTGCTGTTCCGGCCGTGGCCCATTTTCACCCGAGCAAGAACTGGGTAGCTGGAGGCACTGCCAGCGGCAAGCTTTGTTTATGGCAGTAA
- a CDS encoding uncharacterized protein (EggNog:ENOG41): MAPKKESDGLSAFERRRLENIAANKALLSEISVTAKNIIPDKPVSKPSAPRKRTRAEPVLREPRRGTRMSSRLAGVTADDDVLKRKLEVESEHQAAESKAKRLRSGEDMHLGDIVVDGRKYTSSMDGLKGIFRGAQPGVRTFSDYDIKETTDANLKELRSQMSGLKLYEHWIPNDIKITPQRIYALSFHPTEDKPIVFAGDKEGAMGVFDGSQTAPEVDDDDEHVPDPVISAFKVHARTITSFAFSQADANSIYSSSYDSSIRKLDLEKGTSIQVFAPESKYEELPISTLEIPAAEPNMLYLSTLDGSVGRYDTRVPDSLELWTLSDQKIGGFSMHPPTSISFSHRILG, translated from the exons ATGGCTCCGAAGAAGGAAAGCGACGGCCTCAGCGCATTCGAGCGCCGCCGCCTAGAAAACATTGCTGCGAACAAAGCCCTGCTGTCCGAAATCTCGGTTACAGCAAAAAACATTATACCAGACAAGCCTGTATCCAAACCATCTGCACCGCGCAAGAGGACGAGAGCAGAACCTGTGCTTCGAGAGCCTCGACGAGGAACCCGCATGAGTTCCCGTCTTGCCGGAGTAACGGCAGACGATGATGTGCTTAAGAGGAAGCTGGAGGTGGAGTCAGAGCATCAAGCCGCAgagagcaaagcaaagagacTGCGCAGCGGCGAGGATATGCATTTGGGAGACATTGTTGTTGACGGCCGGAAATATACAAGCAGCATGGATGGCCTAAAGGGCATCTTTCGCGGAGCGCAGCCCGGCGTGCGAACCTTTTCGGATTACGATATCAAAGAGACTACCGATGCCAATCTGAAGGAATTGCGATCGCAAATGAGCGGCTTGAAGCTATATGAGCACTGGATACCCAATG ATATTAAAATCACCCCGCAACGGATATACGCACTAAGCTTCCATCCGACAGAGGATAAACCCATTGTATTTGCCGGAGATAAAGAAGGCGCCATGGGAGTGTTCGACGGTTCACAGACGGCACCCGAGGtagatgacgatgatgaacaTGTGCCGGATCCCGTTATATCAGCTTTCAAAGTTCATGCTAGGACCATTACTTCGTTTGCATTCTCACAAGCAGACGCAAATTCCATATACTCGTCATCCTACGACTCTTCCATACGGAAACTTGATTTGGAAAAAGGCACCTCTATTCAAGTCTTTGCTCCTGAGAGCAAGTACGAGGAGTTGCCCATCTCCACATTGGAGATTCCTGCGGCAGAACCGAATATGCTGTATTTATCAACATTGGATGGTTCTGTTGGCCGATACGATACAAGAGTACCCGACAGCCTAGAATTATGGACACTCTCTGATCAAAAAATTGGAGGATTCTCCATGCACCCCCCTACATCCATATCTTTTAGCCACCGCATCCTTGGATAG
- a CDS encoding uncharacterized protein (EggNog:ENOG41) — MLPFLYQTRTLQRAAKGPLVALTSARLMHSPRRPKKLRDNSIPFQWDSREDQELEGSNSEQASTITPSEAQIFKKIFSEIAEGKMPPVKSRPPAQQNLTDAPAISGERDSSGSARALAEKVRISEFREKFLGRYPRSLQNAAQVALGLYEVKPKDSESGEKAQMIELDGADEATWAERTERELARSQECERVESLMKQCKTDAELWSVMEKEVFSLPEKLHIAQTKRAAKGKKKARQSSALVEDAEASLYQEQSALEMASQDEERVMDIHGPLYSRFLSTALDLFNSAFARPSPYIFQILPRIKELGLPSFVLGVSTPFYSKLAEIHWQRFGDANSALDMLEEMNSAGLFANKEANGLLSQLRNHLHACTWGGQGPFVMAMMESSEFGNALIQRIEFIEKMIEQSSHDRLRDPSF, encoded by the coding sequence ATGCTTCCGTTTTTATACCAGACTCGAACCCTTCAGCGGGCTGCCAAGGGCCCCCTTGTGGCGTTGACTTCTGCCCGTTTGATGCACTCTCCACGACGGCCCAAAAAGCTTAGAGATAACTCCATTCCGTTTCAATGGGATTCCAGAGAAGACCAAGAGCTGGAAGGCAGCAACTCAGAACAAGCCTCCACCATCACGCCTTCTGAGGCCCAGATCTTCAAGAAAATTTTCAGTGAAATCGCCGAAGGCAAAATGCCACCCGTCAAGAGTCGGCCCCCGGCTCAGCAGAATCTCACTGATGCACCCGCTATAAGCGGCGAGAGAGACAGCTCTGGCTCAGCCCGCGCACTGGCCGAAAAGGTTCGCATCTCTGAGTTTCGAGAGAAATTTCTGGGCCGATATCCCAGGTCGCTCCAAAACGCTGCTCAGGTCGCACTGGGTCTGTATGAGGTCAAGCCGAAGGACTCCGAGTCCGGAGAGAAGGCTCAGATGATTGAGCTGGACGGCGCTGATGAGGCTACATGGGCTGAGCGCACAGAGCGTGAGCTTGCCAGAAGCCAGGAGTGCGAGAGGGTAGAATCTCTGATGAAGCAATGCAAGACTGATGCAGAGCTGTGGAGCGTCATGGAGAAGGAGGTTTTCTCGTTGCCCGAAAAGCTGCATATTGCACAGACAAAGCGAGCcgcaaagggcaaaaagaaggctcGGCAGTCGAGTGCACTTGTAGAAGATGCCGAGGCGAGTCTGTACCAAGAGCAGTCAGCACTGGAAATGGCCTCGCAAGATGAAGAACGAGTGATGGATATTCACGGACCGCTATACTCTCGATTCCTCAGCACGGCCTTGGACCTCTTCAACTCGGCCTTTGCTCGACCTTCTCCGTACATATTCCAGATCCTCCCCCGCATCAAGGAACTCGGCTTACCGTCCTTTGTCCTTGGCGTCTCGACACCGTTTTATTCCAAGCTGGCCGAGATCCACTGGCAGCGCTTCGGGGATGCCAACTCTGCGCTTGACAtgctggaggagatgaaTTCTGCAGGCCTATTTGCGAACAAAGAGGCGAATGGCCTTCTCTCGCAGCTGCGCAACCACCTGCACGCCTGCACATGGGGCGGCCAAGGCCCTTTTGTGATGGCAATGATGGAGTCTTCTGAGTTTGGCAACGCATTGATTCAGAGGATCGAATTTATAGAAAAGATGATTGAGCAGTCGTCACATGACCGGTTGAGGGACCCTTCTTTTTGA
- a CDS encoding uncharacterized protein (EggNog:ENOG41): MATYKQEDCVGRSSLYPRLHLLQMPLEVRFKIFHELWEDRDFDLLMVIKDYEDRHNDDNPITLASIAFVHFSKRPNTHWPNDKIPWDRYAPCLVKTEVLWFNRRIHGGTRSNKNYFNVFNLMISCKQLWEEGSLGYWRHKQLQLSREFGEIPLGDEEEWSMTQCTNSKLLGGVIGESVRNLTLRFDDKVLNCRVTRCDTLPGIRNCKRHADETFLPKLRWARDTIMKALRLFTNVTSLVLLIENNRIYDLYNNIGVFGEIMEFIKEERPMIKAIRVKGGQCADLVKLWNLELDASVSGTTWSMNPCVPTCQSKKYSDYTDQFDTTPREVDLRLDFS, encoded by the coding sequence ATGGCTACGTATAAGCAAGAAGATTGTGTCGGTCGTTCCTCGCTCTACCCAAGACTACACCTGTTGCAGATGCCGTTGGAAGTTCGCTTCAAAATCTTCCATGAGCTATGGGAAGATCGCGACTTTGACCTCCTCATGGTTATTAAAGACTACGAAGATAGACACAATGACGACAATCCTATTACTCTCGCCTCTATTGCCTTTGTACACTTCTCCAAGCGGCCAAACACGCACTGGCCGAACGACAAGATACCGTGGGACAGGTACGCTCCCTGCCTTGTCAAAACCGAGGTTCTCTGGTTCAATAGGCGGATACACGGCGGAACTCGCAGCAATAAGAATTACTTTAATGTTTTCAACTTGATGATATCCTGCAAGCAGCTGTGGGAAGAAGGGAGTCTTGGGTATTGGCGCCACAAACAGCTACAACTTTCCAGAGAGTTTGGAGAAATCCCATTGGGTGACGAGGAAGAGTGGTCCATGACCCAATGCACAAATAGTAAACTCTTGGGCGGCGTCATTGGCGAGAGCGTTCGAAATTTGACGCTGAGGTTCGACGACAAGGTGTTGAACTGCCGTGTAACCCGTTGCGATACTTTACCCGGCATAAGGAACTGCAAACGCCATGCGGACGAAACTTTCCTGCCAAAGCTTCGATGGGCTCGAGATACCATCATGAAGGCTCTCAGGCTCTTTACCAACGTCACAAGCCTGGTGTTACTCATTGAGAACAACCGCATATACGACTTGTACAATAACATTGGAGTCTTTGGTGAAATCATGGAGTTTATTAAAGAGGAGAGGCCCATGATCAAAGCGATACGGGTTAAAGGCGGGCAATGTGCGGATCTCGTCAAGCTGTGGAATCTTGAGCTCGATGCCTCTGTATCGGGGACGACATGGTCTATGAATCCATGCGTTCCCACTTGTCAATCGAAGAAATACAGTGATTATACAGATCAATTCGATACGACGCCGCGAGAAGTTGACTTGCGTCTGGACTTTTCTTGA